A window of the Henckelia pumila isolate YLH828 chromosome 3, ASM3356847v2, whole genome shotgun sequence genome harbors these coding sequences:
- the LOC140889754 gene encoding F-box protein At5g07610-like: protein MASKRPSQSNPAETIGGIDDLLTLIFLFLPARPLIRFQLVCKRWRSLISDERFSHLHSRLHRRLRTRNRLSFILRASLPEFYYFNHVARTFRQISIGFDYPKILQSCNGLLLMECRNTPFGWKKYYVCNPTNKNIRCLAYDNKKKDVISGMCLAFDPLKSPHYKVVCVKGKEDSIFEYVLEVYDSRNHAWSSFGAPFTALPNTQFCNGIYMNDGIYWIKPRAKSCFLDLEKGSVETLPTIKFPRRKAGESHKNFVIESNGHIHCVSLYLHAKMKSVYVFELFEDNSCWVETFRAELNLISAAFPEMSDAEVNVLSIVRGDMELDAVLLLHFNNKIVSYRFWDGEFGLVFDLRTRGFARQHLLQFDRNHVFQVVESMAPV from the coding sequence ATGGCTTCCAAAAGACCCTCGCAGTCGAATCCGGCGGAGACCATCGGCGGAATCGACGATTTGCTGACGCTAATCTTCCTATTCCTCCCCGCAAGACCCTTGATAAGGTTCCAATTGGTGTGCAAACGCTGGAGATCCCTCATCTCCGACGAGCGTTTCTCGCATCTTCACTCCCGCCTCCACCGCCGCCTCCGCACCCGAAATCGGCTCTCGTTCATCCTCCGTGCGAGCTTGCCGGAGTTCTATTACTTCAATCACGTGGCGAGAACCTTCCGCCAAATCAGTATCGGGTTTGATTATCCCAAGATACTGCAATCTTGCAATGGGTTGTTGTTAATGGAGTGCAGGAACACTCCGTTCGGGTGGAAGAAGTACTACGTATGCAATCCCACCAACAAGAACATAAGGTGTTTGGCGTATGATAACAAGAAGAAGGATGTGATTTCAGGGATGTGTCTGGCTTTTGATCCTCTGAAATCACCGCATTACAAGGTGGTTTGTGTCAAAGGCAAGGAAGATTCAATCTTTGAGTACGTGCTGGAAGTTTATGATTCCAGGAATCATGCATGGAGCAGCTTCGGTGCCCCATTTACTGCTCTGCCCAACACCCAATTCTGCAATGGGATTTACATGAACGATGGGATTTACTGGATCAAGCCTCGCGCGAAATCTTGCTTCTTGGATCTTGAAAAGGGATCCGTGGAAACCCTTCCGACCATCAAATTCCCCCGGAGGAAGGCGGGGGAGAGCCACAAGAATTTCGTGATAGAGTCCAACGGTCACATCCACTGTGTCTCTCTGTATTTACATGCTAAGATGAAATCCGTGTATGTTTTCGAGTTGTTCGAGGACAACTCTTGCTGGGTTGAGACATTTCGGGCTGAACTGAATCTGATTTCGGCAGCATTCCCGGAGATGAGCGATGCAGAAGTCAATGTTCTGAGCATCGTTAGAGGGGATATGGAGCTTGATGCCGTCTTGTTGCTTCATTTCAACAACAAGATAGTGTCGTATAGGTTCTGGGACGGTGAATTCGGCCTCGTGTTCGATTTGAGAACTCGAGGATTTGCGAGACAGCATCTGCTCCAGTTTGATCGGAACCATGTGTTCCAGGTCGTTGAGTCTATGGCACCCGTTTGA